From the Carassius auratus strain Wakin unplaced genomic scaffold, ASM336829v1 scaf_tig00009243, whole genome shotgun sequence genome, one window contains:
- the LOC113072518 gene encoding protein phosphatase 1K, mitochondrial-like has product MSVSVASVSRLLRCGLSSVGRSTSGGVRWSSTRLDVDGSGRPATWDSFGIWDNRIEEPILLPPSIRYGTPIPQISLSKVGCASHIGRRRDNEDRFQASRLTHDVLFFALFDGHGGPQAADFCHKHMEQHIRDCLEVETDLQTVVSKAFLQVDAALSAELQMYGNASLMMVGTTATVALLRDGIELVVGSVGDSRALLCRKGKVRKLTDDHTPDRKDEKHRIRQSGGFVTWNSVGQANVNGRLAMTRSIGDFDLKKSGVIAEPETTRTLLHHAHDSFLVLTTDGINFIMTNEEICDVINQCHDPTEAANVIAEQALQYGSEDNSTVIVVPFGAWGKHQNGEYTYNMSRNFASIGRWS; this is encoded by the exons ATGTCCGTCTCAGTGGCCTCAGTGTCCCGTCTGCTCCGATGCGGTCTGTCCTCGGTGGGCCGGAGCACCAGCGGGGGGGTCCGGTGGAGCAGCACTCGTCTGGACGTGGATGGAAGCGGACGTCCAGCCACGTGGGACTCCTTCGGGATCTGGGATAACCGGATAGAGGAGCCCATCCTGCTGCCTCCCAGCATCCGCTATGGGACCCCCATCCCACAAATCAGCCTGTCCAAGGTGGGCTGCGCCTCCCACATCGGCCGCCGGCGCGACAACGAGGACCGCTTCCAGGCGAGCAGACTCACGCATGACGTCCTCTTCTTCGCTCTGTTCGACGGACACGGAGGACCACAGGCCGCGGACTTCTGTCACAAACACATGGAGCAGCACATCCG GGATTGTTTGGAGGTGGAAACAGATTTACAAACAGTTGTGTCTAAAGCGTTCCTGCAAGTGGACGCAGCTTTGTCAGCGGAGCTGCAGATGTACGGCAACG CCTCCCTCATGATGGTGGGCACGACGGCGACGGTGGCGCTGTTACGAGACGGAATCGAGCTGGTCGTCGGCAGCGTCGGAGACAGTCGAGCTCTGCTGTGCAGGAAGGGAAAAGTGCGCAAACTCACCGACGACCACACGCCAGATAGGAAAGATGAGaaacacag GATTCGTCAGAGTGGTGGGTTTGTGACCTGGAATAGTGTCGGTCAGGCAAACGTTAACGGCCGGTTGGCAATGACCCGCAGCATCGGAGACTTCGACCTGAAGAAGAGCGGCGTGATCGCAGAACCAGAGACCACTCGAACTCTA TTGCATCACGCTCACGACTCTTTCCTGGTTCTCACCACCGACGGCATCAACTTCATCATGACCAACGAGGAGATCTGTGATGTCATCAACCAGTGCCACGACCCCACCGAGGCGGCAAACGTCATCGCTGAGCAG GCTCTGCAGTACGGCTCGGAGGACAACAGCACAGTCATTGTCGTCCCATTTGGAGCCTGGGGAAAACATCAGAACGGCGAATATACGTACAACATGAGCCGAAACTTTGCCTCCATCGGCCGCTGGTCCTAA